The DNA window ATATGCAGATAGACAGACTGATACAAATTGTATTTTTGCTGTTAAGCCGTGACAACCTGACAGCGAAACAGCTGGCAGAGGAACTCGGTGCCTCCACACGCACGATCTATAGGGACATCAATATACTTTCGGCTGCGGGCATCCCAATCACATCACAAAAAGGATATGGCGGAGGGCTGTCTCTGCTGCAAGGTTTTTCATTGGACAAATCCTATTTCACCCAGGCAGAGCAAAGCAATATGATTCAGGCGTTACAGATCCTGAAATCATCCAATTACCCGGATGCTGATAAAACCCTGAACAAAGTAGCCGGATTGTTCAGCCACAACATGCAGTCGGAATGGTTAGAGATTGACTTCTCCTATTGGGGCAGCCCTGAAAAGGAACGGGTCAATATCACAGCGTTAGAGCGTGCAATCATCAATAAGTATGTGATTACATTCACTTATTTTAATACAGAGTTGACGGTAACCGCTCAGACGGTTGAGCCGCTGAAACTGGTTTTTAAATCACATGCCTGGTATCTTGTTGCCTGGTCTCTTCATAAAGATGACATTCGTACTTATAAAATGTCCCGTATCAGAGAACTTCAGGTTACAAACCAGTTGTTTGAACGCGAACTGCCGCAGGATTTTTCCCTTACGCCTGCGTACAAAGAAGAATACAATATACCGTTATTCAAATTACACTTTTCTGAAAAAATTGCGTATAAAGTCTACGATGAATTTCAGGAGAAGTACATTAAAAAACTGGATGACGACACCCTGGAAGTATCGTTCCGCTACCAGCTCAATGAGTGGACATTCCTTTATCTGCTTTCCTTTGGTGAATATGTGGAAATAATAGAGCCTGCCCAGGCAAGGGAGATTTTAAAAGGAAAGGCCCAAAAGATACTTTCTATGTACCAATAAATGAAAACAAAAACCAGGGGGCAGAGGCAGATGAATAAACGATATTTGGGAAGATATTGGCGGACAATTGGAATCTTTATCGTATGGCTTTTCTTGGTAGCCTATGTCTTTGGGGTGGCGAAGGAGGCTATCAATTCACTTAACATATTAATCTGCCTGATTGTTCTCATTGGCATGGAGTATGTATTGGGCTATGGACAGGATAAAAGAGTGATAAGAAGCAGCCAGAGAAAAATGGAGATTGAACGGCAGTGGCGGGAATTCATAGGGGAGGCGGCATGGAACGAATACCAGATTAAAAATGAGAGAATTGCCGTATCCAGGAAAAAATTGATATGGAAAGCAGTTTTCCTGGATTTGGTCATGGGAGCCGCCTATATGGCAGGGATGGGGCTTGCCTATGGAAAAGACCCCAAATGGCTCAAAGACGCGATTCCGGCGCTTCTTTGGTTTCTCATGTTTTTCCTTGTCTTATCTGCCTGGATCATCAGTTTTCCCAAAAGAATGCGGGAGGGAAAGATATTCATATGGGAAGTATTTTTTGTAGCTCCTTTCATGGTTTTTCCGTTTTTTCCTCTAATTTCAGATCGGATAGCGTGCGGTTTTACTGCTTTTACTGGTGGAACGATATTTTCTCTCTTAGG is part of the [Clostridium] symbiosum genome and encodes:
- a CDS encoding YafY family protein, encoding MQIDRLIQIVFLLLSRDNLTAKQLAEELGASTRTIYRDINILSAAGIPITSQKGYGGGLSLLQGFSLDKSYFTQAEQSNMIQALQILKSSNYPDADKTLNKVAGLFSHNMQSEWLEIDFSYWGSPEKERVNITALERAIINKYVITFTYFNTELTVTAQTVEPLKLVFKSHAWYLVAWSLHKDDIRTYKMSRIRELQVTNQLFERELPQDFSLTPAYKEEYNIPLFKLHFSEKIAYKVYDEFQEKYIKKLDDDTLEVSFRYQLNEWTFLYLLSFGEYVEIIEPAQAREILKGKAQKILSMYQ
- a CDS encoding DUF3592 domain-containing protein, encoding MNKRYLGRYWRTIGIFIVWLFLVAYVFGVAKEAINSLNILICLIVLIGMEYVLGYGQDKRVIRSSQRKMEIERQWREFIGEAAWNEYQIKNERIAVSRKKLIWKAVFLDLVMGAAYMAGMGLAYGKDPKWLKDAIPALLWFLMFFLVLSAWIISFPKRMREGKIFIWEVFFVAPFMVFPFFPLISDRIACGFTAFTGGTIFSLLGIGYMWQMRKKEKVCTVMTTAKVIDNRKSPVRLKRPGDIPTYTYQPVLEYWTGGDQKQVVCGDGEPSPYPLDEVYTIYYNPENPAEFRFADHRSAAERLIGPVFLGIGIVLLAGAVGIWMLT